Proteins found in one Triticum aestivum cultivar Chinese Spring chromosome 4D, IWGSC CS RefSeq v2.1, whole genome shotgun sequence genomic segment:
- the LOC123097343 gene encoding hexosyltransferase GAUT11 → MRGSEMRRRAPEYRRQSRRRLPGWIWWLVGIFLVVGLMLFVLHHNQKEQFRPPVINEGSETEEVSPEKVNFTEELLSSTSFARQLADQMTLAKAYVILAKEHGNLQLAWELSSQIRNSQRLLSQGAVSGRAITQEEAHPIITRLARLIYKAQDSHYDISTTMVTLKSHALALEERAKAAVVQTAEFGQLAAESLPKNIHCLTVKLTEEWLQNPKLRSRSEEHRNSTRLVDNNLYHFCIFSDNVLATSVVVNSTVSNANHPQQLVFHVVTDRINFGAMSTWFLINDFKGCTVEVHCIEEFSWLNAASSSLVRRLSEMETKGSSGGLKTQEREIKFHNPKFVSLLNHLRFYIPQILPNLEKVVFLDDDVVVQKDLTQLFSIELHGNVIGAVETCLESFHRYHKYLNFSQPIISSKIDPHTCGWAFGMNIFDLIAWRKANATSLYHYWQEQNADQLLWRTGTLPAGLLTFYGLMEPLDRRWHVLGLGYDVDIDDRLIESAAVVHYNGNMKPWLKLAIHRYKSIWERHVNFSHPHVRECMFH, encoded by the exons ATGCGGGGTTCCGAGATGCGGAGGCGGGCACCAGAGTACCGGCGGCAGTCGCGGCGGCGGCTGCCGGGATGGATCTGGTGGCTCGTTGGGATCTTCCTTGTGGTTGGGCTCATGCTCTTCGTCCTGCACCACAACCAGAAGGAGCAGTTCCGGCCGCCCGTCATA AATGAAGGGTCAGAAACTGAAGAAGTTTCTCCTGAGAAAGTTAATTTCACTGAAGAGCTTTTAAGCAGTACATCTTTTGCACGGCAATTAGCAGACCAAATGACTCTAGCAAAGGCCTATGTTATCCTTGCGAAAGAGCATGGCAACCTTCAGCTTGCATGGGAACTTAGTTCCCAAATAAGGAATTCTCAAAGATTGCTCTCTCAAGGGGCTGTTAGTGGGAGAGCCATCACTCAGGAAGAAGCCCATCCTATAATAACTCGGCTGGCACGGTTAATATACAAAGCGCAGGACTCTCATTATGATATCAGCACCACAATGGTGACACTCAAGAGCCATGCCCTCGCACTAGAGGAGCGTGCAAAGGCAGCAGTTGTTCAGACTGCCGAGTTTGGTCAGTTAGCTGCAGAATCACTTCCCAAGAATATCCATTGTTTAACGGTGAAACTGACAGAAGAGTGGCTTCAGAACCCAAAACTAAGGAGTCGTTCAGAGGAGCACAGGAATTCCACACGGTTGGTAGACAATAATCTGTATCATTTCTGTATATTCTCGGATAATGTGCTGGCCACTTCAGTTGTTGTCAATTCTACAGTGTCAAATGCAAACCACCCTCAGCAGCTTGTGTTTCATGTAGTCACAGACAGGATCAATTTTGGTGCTATGTCAACCTGGTTCCTGATAAATGACTTCAAAGGGTGTACTGTCGAAGTCCACTGCATAGAAGAGTTCTCATGGTTGAAtgctgcttcttcttctcttgTCAGGCGGCTGTCCGAGATGGAAACAAAGGGTTCCTCTGGTGGTTTGAAGACACAAGAACGGGAAATAAAGTTCCATAATCCGAAGTTTGTTTCTCTGCTGAACCATTTACGGTTTTACATCCCTCAAATACTCCCCAACCTGGAGAAGGTGGTttttcttgatgatgatgttgtggtGCAAAAGGACTTGACACAGCTTTTTTCCATAGAATTGCATGGTAATGTTATTGGAGCAGTGGAGACTTGTTTAGAGTCATTTCATCGGTATCACAAATATCTTAATTTCTCGCAACCAATAATCAGCTCAAAGATTGATCCACATACTTGTGGGTGGGCTTTTGGAATGAACATATTTGACCTAATTGCTTGGAGGAAAGCAAATGCAACATCGCTTTATCATTATTGGCAGGAGCAAAATGCTGATCAATTGCTTTGGAGAACGGGCACACTTCCAGCAGGCCTTTTGACATTTTATGGCCTAATGGAGCCCCTAGACCGGAGATGGCACGTATTGGGTCTTGGGTATGATGTAGACATAGATGACCGCTTGATTGAGAGTGCTGCTGTTGTGCATTATAATGGGAACATGAAACCCTGGCTGAAGTTGGCCATTCACCGGTACAAGTCTATATGGGAGCGGCATGTCAATTTCTCGCACCCACATGTTAGAGAGTGTATGTTTCACTAG